In a single window of the Thunnus thynnus chromosome 9, fThuThy2.1, whole genome shotgun sequence genome:
- the LOC137188793 gene encoding uncharacterized protein, translated as MLIIFCVILLFTSGRCTDDESFLTKTVQVGEDVTLTCHRQSSESGYLFWIRAVAGKSPEILGATYTFDNGNVNKTPRITAKQERGTFVLHITKTKLSDTGFYCCQQVIELQSTLWNRTFLRVKGPKPDITAVIQDFPSDPVRPGDSVTLQCSVLSDSENKMCSEEHRVYWFRAGSNESHPSVIYTHRNRNDQCEESPEARSPQKCVYSFSKNVSSSDAGTYYCAVATCGEILFGIGAKLDIEEANMWSCQGANIILALLCAALALSLIVIAVLINTIKKKNLDCYNAAAAAAALQTNPATATANQSEQRDEDALVYSAPNFIKGKAGRIARRGTNTDKGESTYADVRVLG; from the exons ATGCTGATCATATTTTGTGTGATTCTCTTGTTCACAAGTGGGC gATGCACAGATGATGAAAGCTTTTTGACAAAGACTGTTCAGGTTGGAGAAGATGTGACTCTGACATGTCACCGGCAGTCCTCAGAATCAGGATACTTATTTTGGATCAGAGCTGTTGCTGGAAAGTCTCCTGAAATTTTAGGAGCCACTTACACCTTTGATAATGGCAACGTTAATAAGACTCCTCGCATTACAGCAAAACAAGAGCGTGGAACATTTGTTCTGCATATTACCAAAACAAAGTTGAGTGATACTGGATTTTATTGCTGCCAACAAGTTATTGAACTACAATCAACACTTTGGAATAGAACCTTTCTGAGAGTCAAAG GACCAAAACCTGATATCACAGCCGTTATTCAAGACTTTCCGTCTGATCCAGTCCGTCCAGGAGACTCTGTGACTCTCCAGTGTTCAGTGCTCTCTGACTCTGagaataaaatgtgttcagaaGAACACAGAGTGTACTGGTTCAGAGCTGGATCAAATGAATCTCATCCCAGTGTCATTTACACTCATAGAAATAGAAATGATCAATGTGAAGAGAGTCCTGAGGCTCGTTCTCCACAGAAATGTGTCTACAGCTTCTCTAAGAACGTCAGCTCCTCTGATGCTGGGACttactactgtgctgtggccACATGTGGGGAGATATTATTTGGAATTGGAGCAAAACTGGACATTGAAG AAGCCAACATGTGGTCATGTCAAGGAGCCAATATAATTCTGGCTCTGTTGTGTGCTGCTTTGGCTTTGAGTCTGATTGTTATAGCCGTACTGATTAACactatcaagaaaaaaaacttggatTGTTACAATG ctgctgctgctgctgctgccctgcAAACAAATCCTGCAACAGCCACTGCTAATCAAAGTGAGCAG AGAGATGAAGACGCATTGGTTTATTCTGCGCCAAACTTTATCAAGGGCAAAGCTGGCAGGATTGCAAGGAGGGGTACAAATACAGACAAGGGAGAGAGCACCTACGCTGATGTCAGGGTTTTGGGGTAG